A genomic segment from Halorubrum depositum encodes:
- a CDS encoding DUF7286 family protein: MVSVANRDGAPARDGRRFTVDERARVPFALIGVLLLVTSTAYAAGIADQGLVGEDRSVERAVERVDADATAALRAAARDAAHDAAREPVTRAPETGAAAGAVREGSAFADAFRIRLAVAGADALSAVDAEIGSVRATASLPAVEDRQDLASARDRVRVEPAANGTATRVTFEGVATTATRNGRTVVNRTVDRTVVVAVPTLAAHERTERFEERLDRGPVEGPGLGRQLTASLYPMTWARGYAQYAGAPVENVLANRHVELSTNAGLVRTQRAVFGTSDPDARGGVARATARTGVSDLLAPTGVKEASWTDAVLGAPTPTGTAASRAGPGGDSNGETSEDDAFEVKRNRTEEETPVPIGHAADVGATRVHDDLDEVIGGAYRVEADVATATAQVADGGRLSPPSPDGAAAGEWERVDASRSERLEGVSGSDVPRGIPAGTVDPGEPVSFGDATREVTVERTATATWEREVVERGPNGSVVDRTVHRTTTSDEATDRYRVRVSVTGRHAPRGGAPDRPAATFGAASATGVPDLRETPAAARSALGVDTATGVDSLARDAVQGGDVGDSTVVHGSPSDAGRDRVAADVAALAAEVREFETDASMEAAAVGEAEPYADLADAVRDRRAALVDAPATYDGAADRARVAARATYVDAVIEELEAAADDRETATDSVLDGVNDAFGGPSVGEAIAAREAAKDPGTYTVADDGPGGAVTFSPRGSPGYLPRTTVEGERVDAAEDGSTRPLAVRNVNYATVPYGELSSGIVDRILGAGDTVRIGTAGRALLLADEALAADEDPGLRNDRDALAERVGGSLREVDRQLEGVLRDRTSLSREERRDAVDEAAASYGSAGDRAAAVGEGEYAERVAAEAAAAGSLSAAAEASLAAHLRVATRNAAGRDDVRVPTRIVEPPTKGARLLPRDRMEKAIEKEAARAGGAATRELSERAAAELGEEWSLKPARSVGAGLPVAPVPGYWVTTVNAWRVQVRGEYPRFALRADVGTPGEPFEYVRQEGDVTIEIDRETVRLGSTEPVRFETGTVVAVAVPAGPPGVGDVDGVRDERSAGWPCPGGAEASDRGEKACATP, translated from the coding sequence GTGGTGAGCGTGGCGAACCGCGACGGAGCGCCCGCTCGCGACGGACGGCGGTTCACGGTCGACGAGCGGGCGCGCGTCCCGTTCGCGCTGATCGGCGTGCTGCTGCTCGTGACGAGCACGGCGTACGCCGCGGGGATCGCGGACCAAGGACTCGTCGGCGAGGACCGGAGCGTCGAGCGGGCCGTCGAACGCGTCGACGCCGACGCCACCGCCGCGCTGCGGGCCGCGGCGCGCGACGCGGCGCACGACGCGGCGCGAGAACCGGTGACACGGGCGCCCGAGACGGGCGCCGCGGCCGGAGCGGTTCGCGAGGGATCGGCCTTCGCGGACGCGTTTCGGATCCGGCTCGCGGTCGCCGGCGCCGACGCGCTCTCCGCGGTCGACGCCGAGATCGGCTCGGTGAGGGCGACGGCGTCGCTGCCGGCGGTCGAGGACCGGCAAGACCTCGCGTCGGCCCGCGACCGCGTCCGCGTCGAGCCGGCGGCGAACGGGACCGCGACCCGGGTGACCTTCGAGGGGGTCGCGACGACCGCGACCCGGAACGGGCGAACGGTCGTGAACCGCACCGTGGACAGGACCGTCGTGGTGGCCGTCCCGACGCTCGCCGCCCACGAGCGGACGGAGCGGTTCGAAGAACGGCTCGACAGGGGGCCGGTCGAGGGACCGGGTCTCGGTCGACAGCTCACGGCGAGCCTCTATCCGATGACGTGGGCGAGGGGGTACGCGCAGTACGCCGGGGCGCCGGTCGAGAACGTCCTCGCGAACCGACACGTGGAGCTGTCGACGAACGCGGGGCTCGTCAGGACCCAGCGCGCCGTCTTCGGGACGAGCGATCCGGACGCCCGCGGCGGAGTCGCCCGGGCCACGGCGCGCACCGGGGTGAGCGACCTCCTCGCGCCCACCGGGGTCAAGGAAGCCTCGTGGACCGACGCGGTGCTCGGGGCACCGACGCCGACCGGTACCGCCGCGTCGCGAGCGGGCCCCGGAGGGGACTCGAACGGAGAGACGAGCGAGGACGACGCGTTCGAGGTGAAACGAAACCGGACGGAGGAGGAGACGCCGGTTCCGATCGGACACGCGGCGGACGTCGGCGCGACTCGCGTCCACGACGACCTCGACGAGGTGATCGGGGGCGCGTACCGGGTCGAGGCCGACGTGGCGACCGCGACGGCGCAGGTCGCGGACGGCGGGCGGCTCTCGCCTCCCTCTCCGGACGGCGCGGCGGCCGGCGAGTGGGAACGCGTCGACGCGTCGCGGTCAGAGCGCCTGGAGGGCGTCTCCGGAAGCGATGTGCCGCGGGGAATCCCCGCGGGTACCGTCGACCCCGGGGAGCCGGTCTCGTTCGGTGACGCGACCCGCGAGGTGACCGTCGAACGCACCGCGACGGCGACGTGGGAGCGGGAAGTCGTGGAGCGGGGTCCGAACGGGAGCGTCGTCGACCGCACCGTTCATCGGACGACCACGAGCGACGAGGCGACGGACCGCTACCGAGTCCGCGTCTCGGTGACGGGGCGGCACGCGCCGAGAGGCGGCGCACCGGACCGGCCCGCTGCGACGTTCGGGGCGGCGAGCGCGACCGGCGTCCCGGACCTGCGAGAGACGCCGGCGGCCGCGCGCTCGGCGCTCGGGGTCGACACGGCGACCGGGGTGGACAGCCTCGCGCGCGACGCGGTTCAGGGCGGCGACGTCGGCGATTCGACGGTCGTCCACGGGTCGCCGTCGGACGCCGGACGGGACCGCGTGGCGGCGGACGTCGCGGCGCTCGCCGCCGAGGTCCGGGAGTTCGAGACCGACGCATCGATGGAGGCGGCGGCGGTCGGCGAGGCGGAGCCGTACGCCGACCTCGCCGATGCGGTCCGCGACCGACGCGCGGCGCTCGTCGACGCGCCGGCGACGTACGACGGCGCGGCCGATCGGGCGCGGGTCGCCGCCCGCGCGACCTACGTCGACGCCGTCATCGAGGAGCTGGAGGCGGCCGCAGACGATCGCGAGACGGCGACTGACAGCGTGCTCGACGGCGTGAACGATGCGTTCGGCGGCCCCTCCGTCGGCGAGGCGATCGCCGCTCGCGAGGCCGCGAAGGATCCGGGCACGTACACGGTCGCCGACGACGGCCCCGGGGGAGCGGTGACCTTCTCGCCGCGGGGGTCTCCGGGGTACCTGCCGCGGACGACGGTCGAGGGCGAACGGGTGGACGCCGCGGAGGACGGCTCGACGCGGCCGCTCGCCGTCCGCAACGTGAACTACGCCACCGTCCCGTACGGCGAGCTGTCGAGCGGGATCGTGGACCGGATCCTCGGCGCCGGCGACACCGTCCGGATCGGCACCGCCGGGCGGGCGCTCCTCCTCGCCGACGAGGCGCTGGCCGCGGACGAGGATCCGGGGCTCCGCAACGACCGGGACGCGCTCGCGGAACGGGTCGGCGGCTCGCTGCGCGAAGTCGACCGCCAACTGGAGGGCGTACTGCGGGACCGGACCTCGCTGTCGCGGGAGGAACGGCGCGACGCGGTCGACGAGGCCGCCGCGTCCTACGGCTCGGCCGGCGACAGAGCGGCCGCGGTCGGCGAGGGCGAGTACGCCGAGCGGGTCGCCGCCGAGGCCGCGGCCGCCGGCTCGCTCTCGGCCGCGGCGGAGGCGTCGCTGGCCGCGCACCTCCGCGTCGCGACGCGGAACGCGGCGGGTCGAGACGACGTTCGGGTTCCGACGCGGATCGTCGAACCGCCGACGAAGGGCGCGCGGCTCCTGCCCAGGGACCGCATGGAGAAGGCGATAGAGAAGGAAGCCGCGCGCGCCGGCGGGGCCGCGACGAGGGAGCTGAGCGAGAGGGCAGCCGCGGAGCTCGGCGAGGAGTGGTCGCTGAAGCCCGCCCGGAGCGTCGGTGCGGGGCTCCCGGTCGCGCCGGTGCCCGGCTACTGGGTGACGACGGTGAACGCTTGGCGGGTGCAGGTCCGCGGGGAGTACCCGCGGTTCGCGCTGCGCGCCGACGTCGGCACGCCGGGCGAGCCGTTCGAGTACGTCCGACAGGAGGGCGACGTGACGATCGAGATCGACAGAGAGACCGTTCGGCTCGGCTCGACGGAGCCGGTCCGATTCGAGACGGGGACCGTCGTCGCGGTCGCGGTGCCCGCCGGCCCGCCGGGAGTCGGCGACGTCGACGGAGTCCGTGACGAGCGCTCGGCCGGGTGGCCCTGTCCGGGCGGGGCGGAGGCCTCGGACCGAGGGGAAAAAGCGTGCGCGACTCCGTGA
- a CDS encoding DUF5791 family protein: MFHEVVEGGTASGVGTGGSPDAGESTDADGDEVTPAALLAAFEAMVRESVTEAGSERVVDETGVDEPAVEAAAAGDAADLGVTDAAAIVAVTADRDADALVAELRDHLLMGMATAVLDVDTIAAAIDADLTGQEVQQVLEGRAGMTLEQLAEVMAVIERRKR, translated from the coding sequence ATGTTTCACGAGGTCGTCGAGGGCGGGACGGCGTCCGGTGTCGGTACGGGCGGGAGCCCCGACGCCGGCGAGAGCACCGACGCGGACGGGGACGAGGTGACCCCGGCCGCGTTGCTCGCGGCGTTCGAGGCGATGGTGCGCGAGTCGGTGACCGAGGCCGGGAGCGAGCGCGTCGTCGACGAGACCGGCGTCGACGAGCCGGCCGTCGAGGCGGCCGCCGCGGGCGACGCGGCGGATCTCGGCGTGACCGACGCGGCGGCGATCGTCGCGGTGACCGCCGACCGCGACGCCGACGCGCTCGTCGCGGAGCTGCGCGACCACCTGCTGATGGGGATGGCGACGGCGGTGCTCGACGTCGACACCATCGCGGCGGCGATCGACGCGGACCTCACCGGACAGGAGGTCCAACAGGTCCTCGAGGGGCGCGCGGGGATGACGCTGGAACAGCTCGCGGAGGTCATGGCGGTCATCGAGCGCCGCAAGCGATGA
- a CDS encoding NAD-dependent epimerase/dehydratase family protein: protein MRVVVVGCGYVGLELTAQLAERGHVVTGVRRSDAGIDAIEEIGEQIDGGGTVDAARADATDPASIDALPDADAVVFAASSGGRGADAAREVYVDGLRNVIEAYAARPSPPDRLVYTSSTGVYGDHDGAWVDEETPIDPTTEKTRVLAEAERIALEAGDDAGIDGTVARFAGLYGPDRYRLERYVEGPVTAGYLNMVHRDDAAGAIRYLLEADRALGEAVVVVDDEPVDKHAFADWLADECGVPRPEKRSKAERIAAGDLSAAAERRIRTSKRCSNDRLRALGYEFAYPTFREGYRDAVRSFRAAEE, encoded by the coding sequence ATGAGGGTCGTCGTCGTCGGCTGCGGCTACGTCGGCCTCGAATTGACGGCGCAGCTCGCCGAGCGGGGACACGTGGTGACGGGCGTGCGGCGGTCGGACGCCGGGATCGACGCCATCGAGGAGATCGGAGAACAGATCGACGGCGGCGGCACGGTGGACGCGGCCCGCGCGGACGCGACCGACCCGGCGTCGATCGACGCGCTCCCCGACGCGGACGCCGTCGTCTTCGCGGCCAGCTCGGGCGGTCGCGGCGCCGACGCGGCCCGCGAGGTGTACGTCGACGGCCTCCGGAACGTGATCGAGGCGTACGCGGCGCGGCCGTCGCCGCCGGACAGGCTCGTCTACACCTCCTCGACGGGCGTGTACGGCGACCACGACGGCGCGTGGGTCGACGAGGAGACGCCGATCGACCCGACCACGGAGAAGACGCGAGTCCTCGCCGAGGCGGAGCGGATCGCGCTCGAGGCGGGCGACGACGCCGGGATAGACGGGACCGTCGCCCGGTTCGCGGGGCTGTACGGACCGGACCGGTATCGCCTGGAGCGGTACGTCGAGGGGCCCGTCACGGCGGGGTATCTCAACATGGTTCACCGGGACGACGCCGCGGGGGCGATCCGGTACCTCCTCGAGGCGGACCGCGCGCTCGGCGAGGCCGTCGTGGTCGTCGACGACGAGCCGGTCGACAAACATGCGTTCGCCGACTGGCTCGCCGACGAGTGCGGCGTGCCGCGGCCGGAGAAGCGGTCGAAGGCCGAGCGGATCGCGGCCGGCGACCTCTCCGCGGCCGCGGAACGGCGGATCCGAACGAGCAAGCGCTGTTCGAACGACCGCCTGCGCGCGCTCGGCTACGAGTTCGCCTACCCGACGTTCCGCGAGGGGTACCGCGACGCGGTGCGGTCGTTCCGCGCGGCCGAGGAGTAA
- a CDS encoding DHH family phosphoesterase, with amino-acid sequence MWSLSATDERLSQAGTLARENPELTAVAVVVALVAVTGGYLLFRARWTSGVRFRRLLADQDEITVLMHPNPDPDAMSSALGVASLASQVGVDATVQYPGQIRHQENRAFRTVLDLELETIEHVSDLAAESVVLVDHNEPRGFAGADGVLPIAVVDHHPGDGAGERFTDVRTDYGATASVVAEYFKENDATPVPPDKHASETDSDLTLPTDTATGLLYGILSDTKHLTVGASEPDFAAAAYVYPGVDQDRLDRIANPAVDAEVLEVKARAIAGRRVEGSFAVADVGGVNNVDAIPQAADELIQLEGVSAVVVIGERDGTVHLSGRSRDDRVHMGNAIESVLADVENGDGGGHSRMGGGTVAPRIDPTGEDGPKAVDRDELADALFRAMAGDV; translated from the coding sequence ATGTGGAGCCTGAGCGCGACAGACGAGCGGCTCTCGCAGGCGGGGACGCTCGCTCGAGAGAACCCGGAGCTGACGGCGGTCGCGGTCGTCGTCGCGCTCGTCGCAGTCACCGGGGGATACCTCCTGTTCCGCGCCCGCTGGACGAGCGGCGTCCGGTTCCGGCGACTGCTGGCCGACCAGGACGAGATCACGGTGCTGATGCACCCGAACCCCGACCCGGACGCGATGTCGTCCGCCCTCGGCGTCGCGTCGCTCGCCTCGCAGGTCGGCGTCGACGCGACGGTGCAGTATCCCGGACAGATCCGCCATCAGGAGAACCGCGCGTTCCGAACGGTGCTCGACCTAGAGCTCGAGACGATCGAACACGTGAGCGACCTCGCCGCTGAGTCGGTCGTACTGGTCGACCACAACGAACCGCGGGGGTTCGCCGGCGCGGACGGCGTGCTCCCGATCGCGGTCGTCGACCACCACCCCGGCGACGGCGCGGGAGAGCGGTTCACCGACGTCCGCACCGACTACGGCGCGACCGCCTCCGTCGTCGCCGAGTACTTCAAGGAGAACGACGCGACCCCGGTCCCGCCGGACAAGCACGCGAGCGAGACCGACAGCGACCTCACCCTCCCGACGGACACCGCGACCGGACTGCTGTACGGGATCCTCTCCGACACGAAACACCTCACCGTCGGCGCGAGCGAGCCGGACTTCGCGGCCGCCGCGTACGTCTACCCCGGCGTCGATCAGGACCGCCTCGACCGCATCGCCAATCCCGCGGTCGACGCAGAGGTGTTGGAGGTGAAGGCGCGCGCCATCGCCGGGCGCCGCGTCGAGGGCTCGTTCGCGGTGGCCGACGTGGGCGGCGTGAACAACGTCGACGCGATCCCGCAGGCGGCCGACGAGCTGATCCAGCTCGAAGGGGTCAGCGCTGTCGTGGTGATCGGCGAGCGGGACGGGACGGTCCACCTCTCCGGACGCTCCCGGGACGACCGGGTCCACATGGGCAACGCGATCGAGTCGGTGCTCGCGGACGTCGAGAACGGCGACGGCGGCGGCCACTCGCGGATGGGCGGCGGGACCGTCGCACCGCGGATCGACCCGACGGGCGAGGACGGTCCGAAGGCGGTCGACCGGGACGAGCTGGCCGACGCGCTGTTCCGAGCGATGGCCGGCGACGTGTGA